A stretch of the Streptosporangium sp. NBC_01755 genome encodes the following:
- a CDS encoding SapB/AmfS family lanthipeptide, with product MVLLDLQSLETPGGGHGGGGSTLTVLGCQSGRPSNLSLLLCH from the coding sequence ATGGTTCTTCTCGACCTGCAGTCCCTGGAAACCCCCGGTGGCGGCCACGGCGGCGGTGGCAGCACCCTCACCGTCCTCGGCTGCCAGTCCGGCCGGCCCAGCAACCTGAGCCTGCTGCTCTGCCACTAG
- a CDS encoding SapB/AmfS family lanthipeptide produces the protein MVLLDLQSLETPGGGHGGGGGSTLTVLGCQSGRPSNLSLLLCH, from the coding sequence ATGGTCCTTCTCGACCTGCAGTCCCTGGAGACCCCCGGCGGCGGCCACGGCGGCGGCGGTGGCAGCACCCTCACCGTCCTCGGCTGCCAGTCCGGCCGACCCAGCAACCTGAGCCTGCTGCTCTGCCACTAG
- a CDS encoding ABC transporter ATP-binding protein: protein MRAADRLVAETVRRGGPWLAVLAVTSVLGAFAQLALPLVLGRTVDELVAGGTGTATWLGACACVVILTVACDTLGVWASGSSGARSSAWLRERVVRNVLGIGPAVTRRFPEGDLVTRMGLNTEEIGHVPESLVTGAALVIPTAGGIVALTLIDPLLTATLVVGLVLIALVLRAFLTVSTAIAGDYQAAQSDIAARLVDALAGARTIAAAGTADRERARVLTALPLLRRHAMAMWRANARAGVQAGAVVPLLEVAVLGVGGLRLAGGDLTAGELYAAARYVVLGAGLGSALGYVGRLARARAAAARVDELVAESPRSYGTRPLPPGPGTLELRDVDAGGLHEVDLVIPGGQAVAVVGRSGAGKSLLAAVAGRLVDPRHGTVHLDGVPLPDLSREALRRAVGYAFERPVLLGGTVAAAIALGADAPAPAPARVLGADTGPGPGRHSRRRTGTEKAARSGDGRTGQPDGNGEVVRAAARAARADTFVRRLPLGYDTPLQEAPMSGGERQRLGLARAFAQGRRLLILDDATSSLDTVTERQVARALSRELRDRTRLIVTHRVATAAAADRVIWLDGGRVRACGSHHTLWADPAYRAVFQAGAS from the coding sequence GTGCGGGCAGCGGACCGGCTGGTGGCCGAGACCGTACGGCGTGGCGGACCCTGGCTGGCCGTCCTCGCGGTCACCTCCGTGCTGGGCGCGTTCGCGCAGCTCGCGCTCCCGCTGGTGCTGGGCAGGACCGTCGACGAGCTCGTGGCCGGTGGCACCGGCACGGCGACCTGGCTCGGCGCCTGCGCGTGCGTGGTGATCCTGACCGTGGCCTGCGACACCCTCGGCGTCTGGGCCTCGGGATCGAGCGGCGCGCGCTCCTCGGCCTGGCTCAGGGAACGGGTGGTGCGCAACGTTCTCGGCATCGGGCCGGCGGTCACCCGACGCTTCCCCGAGGGAGACCTGGTCACCCGGATGGGCCTGAACACCGAGGAGATCGGGCACGTCCCCGAGTCGCTCGTCACCGGGGCGGCGCTGGTCATCCCCACCGCGGGCGGCATCGTGGCCCTCACCCTCATCGACCCCCTGCTGACCGCGACGCTGGTCGTCGGGCTCGTTCTCATCGCGCTCGTCCTGCGGGCCTTCCTCACCGTGAGCACCGCGATCGCGGGCGACTACCAGGCGGCGCAGAGCGACATCGCCGCCCGCCTCGTCGACGCCCTCGCCGGGGCCCGTACGATCGCCGCGGCCGGTACCGCCGACCGGGAGCGGGCGCGGGTGCTGACCGCGCTGCCCCTGCTGCGCAGGCATGCCATGGCCATGTGGCGGGCCAACGCGCGGGCCGGCGTGCAGGCCGGCGCCGTGGTCCCGCTGCTGGAGGTCGCCGTACTCGGGGTGGGCGGGCTACGGCTGGCCGGCGGCGACCTCACGGCCGGCGAGCTGTACGCCGCCGCCCGTTACGTCGTGCTCGGCGCCGGCCTCGGCTCGGCGCTGGGCTACGTCGGCCGCCTGGCCAGGGCACGGGCCGCCGCCGCCAGGGTGGACGAGCTGGTCGCCGAGAGTCCCCGGTCCTACGGCACACGGCCGCTGCCGCCGGGTCCCGGCACGCTGGAGCTCCGCGATGTCGACGCGGGCGGCCTGCACGAGGTGGACCTCGTCATCCCCGGCGGGCAGGCGGTGGCCGTGGTCGGCCGCTCGGGCGCCGGCAAGTCACTGCTCGCCGCGGTCGCCGGACGGCTGGTGGATCCGCGCCACGGCACGGTCCACCTCGACGGCGTCCCGCTGCCCGACCTCTCCCGCGAGGCGCTCCGCCGGGCCGTCGGGTACGCCTTCGAGCGCCCGGTACTCCTCGGCGGCACCGTCGCCGCCGCCATCGCCCTGGGCGCCGACGCCCCCGCCCCCGCCCCCGCCCGCGTCCTCGGCGCCGACACCGGCCCCGGCCCCGGCCGCCACAGCCGTCGTCGTACCGGCACCGAGAAAGCCGCCCGTTCCGGCGACGGCCGGACCGGGCAGCCGGATGGGAACGGGGAGGTCGTGAGAGCCGCCGCGCGGGCGGCCCGCGCCGACACCTTCGTCCGGCGGCTCCCGCTCGGCTACGACACGCCACTGCAGGAGGCACCCATGTCCGGCGGTGAGCGGCAAAGGCTCGGTCTGGCCCGCGCCTTCGCGCAGGGACGGCGCCTGCTCATCCTGGACGACGCCACCTCGAGCCTGGACACCGTCACCGAGCGCCAGGTCGCCCGGGCGCTGTCCAGGGAGCTGCGCGACCGTACCCGTCTGATCGTGACCCATCGGGTGGCGACCGCCGCGGCCGCCGACCGGGTGATCTGGCTGGACGGCGGCCGGGTACGCGCCTGCGGCAGCCACCACACCCTCTGGGCCGACCCTGCCTACCGCGCCGTCTTCCAGGCAGGTGCCTCATGA
- a CDS encoding ABC transporter ATP-binding protein, producing the protein MNRPIGRALRRDPYQLVRLAGWSVAETAPSLVIGLAIARAIDDGFGAGHPATGFAWLALLGGAWLLAAVGARQVVLAVAAIVEPFREELLAHVVDDALRHSVTSGRGPGAGAVARANLQVELARDAFASVITVVRSFAFTVVSVVLGLATLVPGVLTLVLPPFLAGLVLFLLSLRALARRQRDFILADERTAEALADMVGGLRDITACRAEERVAGDVGLRVTEQARAARSLARVTALRTASLAVGGWLPVLLVLAGTPWLLREGAGAGVILGALAYVTQSLAPALGNLVEGLGINGVRLRVALDRLLRDGDPPVRARGRLAAESGGAELHGVTFAYGPHAEPVIDRLDLSIPEGDHIAVVGPSGIGKSTLAALLTGLLPPGSGQVMVGGVPADRLDPADRVLIPQQAYVFRGSVLENLTYLADAPKEAVDAAVAEVGLTNLVARLGGYSTEIDSGLLSPAEQQLIALARAYLAPARLVILDEATCHLDPAAEARAEEAFARRGGTLLVIAHRLTSALRARRILVMDGTGVLLGTHEEMLAASPLYADLAGQWNPSSRQELVP; encoded by the coding sequence GTGAACCGGCCCATCGGGCGGGCGCTCAGGAGAGACCCGTACCAGCTGGTCAGGCTCGCGGGCTGGTCCGTCGCGGAGACCGCGCCCTCGCTGGTCATCGGCCTAGCCATCGCGCGCGCGATCGACGACGGCTTCGGCGCGGGGCACCCCGCGACCGGGTTCGCCTGGCTGGCCCTGCTCGGCGGCGCCTGGCTGCTGGCCGCCGTCGGCGCCCGTCAGGTGGTGCTGGCCGTCGCCGCGATCGTGGAGCCGTTCCGTGAGGAGCTGCTCGCACATGTCGTCGACGACGCGTTGCGCCACTCGGTCACCTCCGGGCGAGGGCCGGGGGCGGGGGCGGTGGCCCGCGCCAACCTCCAGGTCGAGCTGGCCCGCGACGCCTTCGCCTCGGTCATCACCGTGGTCAGGTCGTTCGCGTTCACCGTGGTGAGCGTCGTACTCGGGCTGGCGACCCTCGTCCCCGGGGTGCTCACGCTGGTACTGCCGCCGTTCCTCGCCGGCCTCGTCCTCTTCCTGCTGTCGCTGCGCGCTCTGGCCCGGCGGCAGCGGGACTTCATCCTGGCCGACGAACGCACCGCCGAGGCGCTGGCCGACATGGTGGGCGGGCTGCGCGACATCACCGCCTGCCGAGCCGAGGAGCGGGTCGCGGGCGACGTCGGCCTCCGGGTGACCGAGCAGGCCCGCGCGGCCAGGTCACTGGCGCGGGTGACCGCGCTGCGCACCGCGTCGCTGGCGGTGGGCGGCTGGCTGCCGGTACTGCTGGTGCTGGCCGGAACCCCCTGGCTGCTCCGCGAGGGCGCGGGCGCCGGGGTGATCCTGGGCGCGCTGGCCTATGTCACGCAGTCGCTGGCACCCGCGCTCGGCAACCTCGTGGAGGGACTGGGGATCAACGGCGTCCGGCTCCGGGTGGCACTCGACCGGCTGCTGCGCGACGGCGACCCGCCCGTACGGGCGCGCGGGCGGCTCGCGGCCGAGAGCGGAGGTGCCGAGCTGCACGGCGTGACGTTCGCCTACGGCCCGCACGCCGAACCAGTGATCGACCGCCTCGACCTGTCCATCCCCGAGGGGGACCACATCGCCGTGGTCGGGCCGAGCGGCATCGGCAAGTCCACCCTCGCCGCACTGCTGACCGGCTTGCTGCCGCCGGGCTCCGGCCAGGTCATGGTGGGCGGCGTGCCCGCCGACCGCCTCGACCCCGCCGACCGGGTGCTCATCCCCCAGCAGGCGTACGTCTTCCGCGGCTCGGTGCTGGAGAACCTGACCTACCTGGCCGACGCCCCGAAGGAGGCGGTGGACGCCGCCGTGGCCGAGGTCGGCCTGACGAACCTGGTGGCGCGGCTGGGCGGCTACTCCACCGAGATCGACTCCGGCCTGCTCTCACCCGCCGAGCAGCAGCTGATCGCCCTGGCCCGCGCCTACCTGGCCCCGGCCCGGCTGGTGATCCTCGACGAGGCGACCTGTCATCTGGATCCGGCGGCCGAGGCCCGCGCGGAGGAGGCGTTCGCCCGCCGGGGCGGCACACTCCTCGTCATCGCCCACCGGCTGACCTCCGCCCTGCGGGCCCGGCGGATCCTCGTCATGGACGGCACCGGCGTCCTGCTGGGCACGCACGAGGAGATGCTCGCCGCCTCCCCGCTCTACGCCGACCTGGCCGGACAGTGGAACCCGTCGAGCAGACAGGAGCTGGTGCCTTGA
- a CDS encoding prolyl oligopeptidase family serine peptidase: protein MIYPPAERQPVVDHLHGHPVPDPYRWLEDAGSPETQNWTAAQEELWCGHAAALPGRDRWHARVAALTGAGMAGVPMWRGRSRFQLRRTADQEHAVLYRTGPDGVEEALIDPVELDPSGLTTLDHWQPDSDGRLVAYQLSTHGDERSELRVMDVATRRVVDGPIDRCRYSPVAWLPDGKAFFYVRARQVRLHRLGTPAEDDAVIMGEDRSYGLGISYNGRWLTVSAAADDGNDLWLADLSASSPERPDLRVVQRAAGTVTAGTVTGAVTADTVTGAVTADTVTAGAVGRDGRLYLLTTLDAPRGRLCVADPARPGAEHWIELVGEDPEAVIGEFAIAGQTLLVGWTRHAVGEISVHDLATGERRGLVPLPGLGSAGAMTTRPEGGHEVWFGYTDSVTPPGVHRYDTRTGQISLYSAAPGAVQVPELEARQVVFASADGTPVRMVVLARPGAGPRPTILYGYGGFGLSLTPSYSSYILPWVEAGGVFALAQLRGGGEEGAAWHRDGMLERKQNVFDDFAAAAEALVSGGWTTPAQLGACGESNGGLLVGAALTQRPDLFAAAVCSAPLLDMVRYERSGLGPAWRSEYGSADDPEQLGRLLGYSPYHRVTEGVDYPATLLTTFGGDSRVDPLHARKMCAALQWATSGSRPILLRHEGGVGHGSRATGRAVALATDMLTFLAAHTGLEAGA, encoded by the coding sequence ATGATCTACCCTCCCGCCGAACGGCAACCGGTCGTCGACCACCTGCACGGCCACCCGGTGCCCGACCCGTACCGCTGGCTGGAAGACGCCGGCAGCCCGGAGACGCAGAACTGGACGGCCGCCCAGGAGGAGCTGTGGTGCGGCCACGCCGCCGCGCTGCCGGGGCGCGACCGGTGGCACGCGCGGGTGGCCGCGCTGACCGGCGCCGGGATGGCCGGCGTGCCGATGTGGCGCGGCCGGAGCCGGTTCCAACTGCGCCGTACGGCCGACCAGGAGCACGCGGTCCTCTACCGCACCGGCCCCGACGGGGTCGAGGAGGCGCTGATCGACCCGGTGGAGCTGGACCCGAGCGGACTGACCACGCTCGACCACTGGCAGCCCGACTCGGACGGCCGGCTGGTGGCCTACCAGCTCTCCACGCACGGCGACGAGCGCTCGGAACTGCGGGTGATGGACGTCGCCACCCGGCGGGTGGTCGACGGCCCGATCGACCGCTGCCGGTACTCCCCGGTGGCATGGCTGCCCGACGGGAAGGCGTTCTTCTACGTCCGCGCCCGCCAGGTCCGCCTGCACCGGCTCGGCACCCCGGCCGAGGATGATGCCGTGATCATGGGCGAGGATCGCTCCTACGGGCTGGGGATCAGCTACAACGGGCGCTGGCTGACCGTCTCGGCGGCGGCGGACGACGGCAACGACCTCTGGCTGGCTGACCTGTCCGCCTCCTCCCCCGAGCGCCCTGACCTGCGGGTCGTCCAGCGGGCGGCGGGCACAGTGACGGCGGGCACGGTGACGGGCGCGGTGACGGCGGACACGGTGACGGGCGCGGTGACGGCGGACACGGTGACGGCGGGCGCGGTCGGCCGCGACGGGCGCCTGTACCTGCTCACCACCCTGGACGCGCCACGGGGACGGCTCTGCGTGGCCGACCCCGCGCGCCCTGGCGCCGAGCACTGGATCGAGCTGGTCGGCGAGGACCCGGAGGCGGTGATCGGCGAGTTCGCGATCGCCGGGCAGACGCTGCTCGTCGGCTGGACCCGGCACGCGGTCGGCGAGATCAGCGTCCACGACCTGGCGACCGGGGAGCGGCGCGGCCTGGTGCCGCTGCCCGGCCTCGGCTCGGCCGGCGCGATGACCACCCGTCCCGAGGGCGGCCACGAGGTCTGGTTCGGCTACACCGACAGCGTCACTCCACCGGGCGTGCACCGCTACGACACCCGTACCGGGCAGATCTCGCTGTACAGTGCCGCGCCCGGCGCGGTGCAGGTGCCGGAGCTGGAGGCCCGGCAGGTGGTCTTCGCCTCGGCGGACGGCACCCCGGTGCGGATGGTCGTGCTGGCGCGGCCGGGCGCGGGCCCCCGGCCCACGATCCTGTACGGCTACGGCGGCTTCGGGCTCTCGCTCACCCCGTCGTACTCCAGCTACATCCTGCCCTGGGTCGAGGCCGGCGGGGTGTTCGCCCTCGCCCAGCTACGCGGCGGCGGCGAGGAGGGCGCCGCCTGGCACCGCGACGGCATGCTGGAACGCAAGCAGAACGTCTTCGACGACTTCGCGGCGGCGGCCGAGGCGCTCGTCTCCGGCGGCTGGACCACTCCCGCGCAACTGGGCGCCTGCGGCGAGTCCAACGGCGGGCTACTGGTCGGCGCCGCGCTGACCCAGCGCCCCGACCTGTTCGCCGCCGCGGTCTGCTCGGCACCGCTGCTCGACATGGTCCGCTACGAACGCTCGGGGCTCGGCCCGGCCTGGCGTTCGGAGTACGGCTCGGCCGACGACCCCGAGCAGCTGGGCCGGCTACTGGGCTACTCCCCCTACCACCGCGTCACCGAGGGCGTCGACTACCCGGCGACGCTGCTGACCACCTTCGGCGGCGACTCCCGGGTCGATCCCCTGCACGCGCGCAAGATGTGCGCGGCCCTGCAGTGGGCGACCTCGGGCTCGCGGCCGATCCTGCTCCGCCACGAGGGGGGTGTCGGCCACGGTTCCCGCGCAACCGGCCGCGCGGTCGCCCTGGCCACCGACATGCTCACCTTCCTCGCCGCCCACACCGGCCTGGAGGCCGGCGCCTGA